Proteins encoded within one genomic window of Candidatus Thermoplasmatota archaeon:
- a CDS encoding small multi-drug export protein, with product MIQEAVVSLLDGLPPWLSVLLLAAVPVVELRGSIPLGLLYYKMPLHEVVFLSIVGNLLPVYFLLRFLGPVERFLRRWKFWDAFFTKLFDRTVRKLDQQIKRYEAYALTIFVGIPLPVTGAWTGTAAAHAFGLNLRTSFTAIAFGVVMAAAIVTAIVVSGQALWLLA from the coding sequence GTGATCCAGGAAGCGGTCGTCTCGCTCCTCGACGGCCTGCCCCCGTGGTTGAGCGTCCTCCTGCTTGCCGCGGTTCCGGTCGTCGAGCTGCGTGGCAGCATCCCCCTCGGGCTCCTCTACTACAAGATGCCGCTCCACGAGGTCGTGTTCCTGAGCATCGTGGGCAACCTCCTGCCGGTGTACTTCCTCCTGCGCTTCCTGGGACCCGTCGAGCGCTTCCTCAGGCGCTGGAAGTTCTGGGACGCGTTCTTCACGAAGCTCTTCGACCGCACCGTCCGCAAGCTCGACCAGCAGATCAAGCGCTACGAGGCCTACGCGCTCACGATCTTCGTCGGGATCCCGCTCCCGGTGACCGGCGCGTGGACCGGCACCGCGGCCGCGCACGCCTTCGGCCTCAACCTCCGGACGAGCTTCACCGCGATCGCCTTCGGCGTCGTCATGGCGGCGGCGATCGTGACCGCGATCGTCGTGAGCGGGCAGGCCTTGTGGCTCCTCGCCTGA
- a CDS encoding MOSC domain-containing protein, whose translation MEGRVVSVHGKPLVAGEHGIRKPALDEARIRVSGVEGDSNGHRARKRNNDPDQAVLLLAQEALAALAEEGWPVAAGDLGENVLTEGLPLVLEPGRRLAVGTAILEVTKRCEPCTYLYDLPYVGASRGPAFLKTLVGRRGWYARVVAEGVARPGDPITGP comes from the coding sequence GTGGAGGGCCGCGTCGTCAGCGTGCACGGCAAGCCTCTCGTCGCGGGCGAGCACGGCATCCGCAAGCCCGCGCTCGACGAGGCCCGCATCCGGGTCTCGGGCGTCGAAGGCGACAGCAACGGGCACCGCGCGCGCAAGAGGAACAACGATCCTGACCAGGCCGTGCTGCTCCTTGCTCAAGAGGCGCTCGCGGCGCTCGCGGAGGAGGGGTGGCCCGTCGCCGCCGGTGACCTTGGCGAGAACGTGCTCACGGAAGGGCTTCCCCTCGTGCTCGAGCCCGGGCGTCGCCTCGCGGTGGGAACGGCCATCCTCGAGGTCACGAAGCGGTGCGAGCCGTGCACGTACCTCTATGACCTCCCCTACGTCGGCGCCTCGCGGGGCCCGGCGTTCCTGAAGACGCTCGTCGGCCGCCGTGGATGGTATGCGCGCGTCGTCGCGGAAGGCGTCGCGCGACCCGGCGATCCGATCACGGGGCCTTGA